A genomic window from Melanotaenia boesemani isolate fMelBoe1 chromosome 15, fMelBoe1.pri, whole genome shotgun sequence includes:
- the supt20 gene encoding transcription factor SPT20 homolog isoform X5 → MQQVLEYALDRAEYIVESARQRPAKRRISSGGRKSLYQKLYELYIEECEKEPELKNLRRNVNLLEKLVSQESVSCLVVNLYPGNEGYSLMLRGKNGSDSETIRLPYEERELLEYLDAEELPPILVDLLEKSQVNIFQSGCVIVEVRDYRQTGNTKIPTCQSRHILLRPTMQTLICDVHAMTSDHHKWTQDDKLQLESQLILATAEPLCLDPSISVTCTANRLLYNKQKMNTHSMKRCFKRHSRAALNRQQELSNLPMPPQLRLYDYLQRRKERKPAPVIDLKISKAGNCVDMWKQSNCQLTAPKEIDVEKYAVVEKSLQLEDSQPTTVWPAEEIIDDYTFECEVGGQAQKTKVSIFQSKGDPLVYGKIYCTKEPKSEEDSTDLKLIHPPFLIGSKIDAERFLTQYKGVYERDVKCQVKMSHNSGNVGQGPPSPSKDEGDGVSPLVQTSVLGKGVKHRPLPIKLPSGSGSSSSGNPYNSQTISSLLKCPTPPPPAKSQSLNRKHSMELGQVGLLSPASLSPMGSTHGRSGTPKPSTPTPTNTPCSTPHPTDSLSAPLSVTPTPSDPTMVQSQSQPALLTPFAQQQLALSQPLPVMTIPLPTIGTSITTGTTSSQVMANPAGLNFINVVGSVCSPQTLMSGSSPMLGPGLNLSGIIPPGGLMSTMQSATQAGSPFGLNNSAGLRPLNLLQIPTGPLIFNSLQQQQLPQFSPQQSQSTTSSPQQLGETSDQGSDQSLGNQQTAVINLGVGGFMSPQAAVLSQLGCGLDGSGPPLPSPRLQQQHQPQIQLQFLQHQMQQQQMAMGAAPPQAGAPQQHTASHPRSKRKRSTPQPLPKS, encoded by the exons ATG caaCAAGTATTGGAATATGCATTGGATCGAGCCGAG TACATTGTTGAAAGTGCTCGACAACGACCAGCCAAAAGAAGAATTTCATCAGGTGGACGGAAGAGTTTGTATCAAAAGCTCTATGAGCTATACATCGAGGAATGTGAGAAAGAGCCAGAGTTAAAG AATCTGAGGAGAAATGTGAATCTACTGGAGAAGCTGGTGTCTCAGGAGTCTGTATCATGTCTGGTGGTCAATTTGTACCCAGGGAATGAAGGCTATTCTTTAATGCTCAGGGGCAAAAATGGATCTG ATTCTGAAACCATCCGCCTGCCATATGAAGAAAGAGAGCTGTTGGAGTACCTGGATGCTGAGGAGTTACCTCCTATTCTGGTGGATTTGTTGGAGAAATCACAG GTGAACATCTTCCAAAGTGGCTGCGTAATAGTAGAGGTGAGAGACTACAGGCAAACTGGTAATACCAAGATTCCCACCTGTCAGAGCAGACACATCCTGCTGCGGCCAACCATGCAG actCTAATATGTGATGTCCATGCCATGACCAGCGACCATCACAAGTGGACACAG GATGACAAATTACAGCTTGAGAGTCAGTTGATTTTGGCCACAGCTGAACCTCTGTGCCTGGATCCCTCAATTTCTGTTACTTGCACAGCCAACCGACTACTctacaacaaacagaaaatgaacacTCACTCTATGAAACG ATGTTTTAAGAGGCACTCTCGAGCTGCACTGAATAGGCAGCAGGAGCTGTCCAATCTGCCTATGCCACCACAGCTACGACTTTATGACTACCtacagaggaggaaggagaggaaacCTGCTCCTGTCATAGACCTGAAGATCTCAAAAGCTGGAAAT TGTGTAGACATGTGGAAGCAGAGCAACTGCCAACTAACTGCACCAAAGGAGATTGAT gtGGAAAAGTATGCTGTGGTTGAGAAATCTTTGCAGTTGGAAGACTCTCAGCCCACCACTGTCTGGCCTGCTGAA GAAATTATAGATGACTATACATTTGAGTGTGAAGTAGGAGGCCAAGCTCAGAAGACCAAGGTGTCCATCTTCCAGTCAAAAGGAGACCCACTGGTTTATGGGAAGATCTACTGCACTAAAGAACCAAAATCAGAGGAGGATAGCACAGATCTAAAGCTCATACATCCTCC GTTTCTCATAGGGTCAAAGATAGATGCAGAAAG GTTTCTTACTCAGTACAAAGGAGTGTATGAGAGAGATGTGAAATGTCAGGTCAAGATGTCTCATAACTCAGGCAACGTGGGACAAGGGCCTCCCTCCCCCAGCAAAGATGAA GGTGATGGTGTTTCTCCACTGGTCCAGACGTCTGTGTTGGGAAAAGGGGTGAAACACAGACCCCTTCCCATTAAACTGCCTTCAGGATCAGGCAGCAGCTCCTCAG GTAATCCATATAATTCGCAAACCATTAGTAGTCTACTTAAGTGTCCTACGCCGCCACCTCCAGCCAAAAGCCAGTCTCTTAACAGGAAGCACTCCATGGAGTTAGGCCAGGTGGGCCTGTTGTCACCTGCTTCCCTCTCTCCAATGGGATCCACTCATGGGA GATCTGGGACCCCAAAGCCATCAACACCAACACCAACTAACACGCCATGCTCAACCCCGCATCCCACAGATTCGCTCTCTGCCCCCCTCTCAGTGACCCCCACACCTTCAGACCCTACCATGGTTCAGAGCCAGTCTCAGCCTGCCCTCCTTACACCTTTCGCCCAGCAGCAACTTGCTCTAAGTCAGCCCCTTCCAGTCATGACCATTCCCTTGCCCACCATAGGTACATCTatcaccacaggaaccacctcGTCCCAGGTCATGGCCAATCCAGCTGGGCTTAATTTTATCAATGTGGTCGGCTCTGTCTG TAGTCCTCAGACTTTAATGAGTGGCTCCAGCCCCATGCTTGGTCCAGGGCTTAACCTAAGTGGAATCATACCACCTGGAGGGTTGATGTCAACCATGCAGTCTGCAACCCAGGCTG GGAGTCCTTTTGGCCTGAACAACAGTGCTGGGTTGAGACCACTAAATCTGCTACAG ATCCCCACTGGTCCTCTCATCTTTAactctctgcagcagcagcagctacccCAGTTCTCGCCTCAGCAGAGTCAGTCCACCACGTCCAGTCCTCAACAGCTAGGGGAGACG AGTGACCAAGGATCAGATCAAAGTTTAGGAAACCAGCAAACAGCTGTCATCAACCTGGGGGTTGGAGGCTTCATGTCTCCACAGGCAGCAG TGCTGTCCCAGTTGGGCTGTGGGCTGGACGGGTCTGGGCCCCCCCTGCCTTCTCCAAGgcttcagcagcagcaccagCCACAGATCCAA TTGCAATTCTTGCAGCAccaaatgcagcagcagcaaatgGCTATGGGAGCAGCACCTCCTCAGGCGGGAGCACCACAACAGCATACCGCCAGCCACCCAAGAAgtaagaggaagaggagcacaCCACAGCCCCTCCCTAAGTCATGA